A window from Chiroxiphia lanceolata isolate bChiLan1 chromosome 3, bChiLan1.pri, whole genome shotgun sequence encodes these proteins:
- the TPBG gene encoding trophoblast glycoprotein, whose translation MPGRGALCLGLLLPVLLGCVSAQQPGGCPDLCECSEPARTVKCVNRNLTAVPLDLPPYVRSLFITGNPLTHLPAGAFSAQRLPDLSALNLSGNHLQAVEAGALALPALRQLDLSGNALVSLSPQAFGEGGSPLEELALRGALRDYGVLFSLAALLQSGALRNLSHLDLADNGLLVLPAGMFTALPALRQLDLSNNSLVGLQNVSFQGLGQLQSLNLSNNSLAVLWNSTLAQFRSLPTLRHIDLDHNTWVCDCPIEDLVAWLKESDQVEGKEALTCAYPDKMLGKALLKISSLDLNCSVPIDLPSQLQTSYVFLGIVLALIGAIFLLVLYLNRKGIKKWMHNIRDACRDHMEGYHYRYEINADPRLTNLSSNSDV comes from the coding sequence ATGCCGGGGCGCGGCGCGCtctgcctggggctgctcctgcccgtCCTGCTGGGCTGCGTCTCGGCGCAGCAGCCCGGCGGCTGCCCGGACCTCTGCGAGTGCTCGGAGCCGGCCAGGACGGTGAAGTGCGTGAATAGGAACCTGACGGCGGTGCCCCTCGACCTGCCGCCCTACGTCCGCAGCCTCTTCATCACCGGCAACCCCCTGACCCACCTGCCTGCCGGCGCCTTCTCCGCCCAGCGCCTGCCCGACCTCAGCGCCCTCAACCTCAGCGGCAACCACCTGCAGGCCGTGGAGGCCGGCGCCCTCGCCCTGCCCGCCCTGCGGCAGCTGGACCTCAGCGGCAACGCGCTGGTCTCGCTCAGCCCGCAGGCCTTCGGGGAGGGCGGCAGCCCCCTGGAGGAGCTGGCCCTCCGCGGGGCCCTGCGCGACTACGGCGTCCTCTTCAGCCTGGCCGCCTTGCTGCAGTCCGGGGCCCTGCGCAACCTCAGCCACCTGGACCTGGCCGACAACGGACTGCTGGTGCTGCCAGCCGGCATGTTCACTGCCCTGCCCGCCCTGCGGCAGCTGGACCTCAGCAACAACTCCCTGGTGGGCCTGCAGAACGTCTCCTTCCAGGGGCTAGGCCAGCTGCAGAGCCTCAACCTCAGCAACAactccctggctgtgctgtggaaCAGCACCCTGGCCCAGTTCCGCAGCCTGCCCACCCTCCGGCACATCGACCTGGACCACAACACCTGGGTCTGCGACTGCCCCATTGAGGACCTGGTGGCCTGGCTCAAGGAGAGTGACCAGGTGGAGGGCAAAGAAGCTCTGACTTGTGCATACCCTGACAAGATGTTGGGTAAAGCCCTGCTGAAGATCAGCAGCTTGGACCTGAACTGCTCTGTGCCCATAGAcctgccttcccagctccagactTCGTACGTCTTCCTGGGAATAGTCTTGGCTCTCATTGGGGCCATATTCCTCCTGGTTTTGTACTTAAACCGAAAAGGAATCAAAAAGTGGATGCACAACATCAGAGATGCCTGTAGGGATCACATGGAGGGCTATCACTACAGATACGAGATCAACGCAGACCCCAGGTTGACAAACCTCAGCTCCAACTCAGATGTCTGA